In Candidatus Nezhaarchaeota archaeon, the sequence AATCATCTTGCCCACTCCTCCTTCAAGTGCTCTATTTACGTATCCGGACAGCCTATCTCCAAAGAGCTTGACTTGATTGGGGATCATAGACGAAAACTTGACAGTATACTCCTCTAGCCTCCTAGTTAGGAGGGATGCTGAGAACACTGAGACTATCATGACTGTGGAGGCAATCACGAGCAATGGTAGCGACGATATGCCTAGCCTACTTGCCTCGTAAGCTATTACGAGTCCAAACTCGCTCACCGTTATTATTGAGAAGCCAGCTTCTAATGCCTTCTCAAGGCTAAGACCTCCAAAGATCCAGAACGATGAAGAGAGCGCCAGCATCCTAGCTGGGATTAGGAGGAGTGTTAGCAACACGATCAAGGCGACGTGTTGAGTTGAAACCATCATTATGTTTGTGTTGAGGCCCATAGTCACGAAGAATAGTACCAAGAATATCTCTCTCATGGGCCTCATGTGTAGACCTATTTTACTAGACTCTGGATGAGCTGAAAGAGCTAATCCAGCTGCGAAAGCTCCCAGCGCTGGTGATAGACCAGCTTCTCTGGAAATTAGGGCATAGGCGAAACCGAGGGAGATGGACACCGCCATGCCAAACTCGTCGGCTTTAACTATCTTGGCAAATATCTTTCTCACTAATGTGACCCCCACGAGTATGAGGATAGCAGCAGTAACTAATGATAGTGCAGTGAGCTTGAGGGCATCAAAGAACTCCACGTGACCGTGACTAATTTGTGGAAGTAGCGTTAATGCTATTATAGCAACCACGTCATCTGTCATCGCAACTGAGAAGACGAGCCTCTTTGCATGTTCATCTATGTTCCTCTCCTCAAGCAATTTTGCAGTTACAGCAGTACTGCATGAAGTCGTTATAAATGTTAATACTACTACTTCGCTCCAGCTAAGCTTGAAAGCGAGGCTAACAATCACCGTGATTGTGAATGCTGCCAGAACCTCGCTTAAAACTATGATGATGGCTGCGGGGCCTATGCGCCTTATGTTACTCAACCCTACTTCTCTGCCTATTTCAAATGACAAGAGGGCTATGGCTATGTCCGAGAATACCTCTAATAACGGCTCCACATCACCTCTAAGTGCTGGAAGCAAGTAGCTAAGAGCCATGCCCGCGACTATATAGCCGATAACGTATGATAAGCCCAACCTCCTAGTAACCCAAGCTAATGCTGCTGCAGAAGCCAATAACACCGTTAATAACAGGTAGATGTCTACCAACTTCGTCTGCACCACTCGTGATTCATGGAGCTCCTAGTATAGATTGAAAACCAGATATTACAAGTTCTGTCGCTGTAGCTGTGAGCAGTAGGCCCATGACCCTAGACACTATGTCGACCGCATTTTCTCCAGCGAACTTGTATATGTACTCTGAAGTTCTAAGTATGATCCAACTTAAAGTTAAGGAGACGATAGATGCTAATGCAGTTATTAAGTGGCCATAGGTCTCAACGAGTATCATGCTCATCGTTATGACGCCGGGTCCAGTAAGCATCGGAGTCCCTATGAGGGTTAAAGCTGGCGTATACTTCCTCTCCTTCTCAAAAATTGAACGACCCAGTACAAGTTGAATACCTAGTATCCCTAATATGATGCCCCCGCCGACTTTCAAGGAGTGAAGGGTTATGCCGAAGGCCATTAATATGAACCTACCAAAGAACAGGAAGGAGAAGAGAACTCCAGCTGCAACACTTATAGCTTGAGTTGCAGCCTTGCTCTTGTACCTTGAATCCTTAGTCACTCCTAAGAATATTGGAATGCTGGCAAAGGGGTTCATTATCACGAACAGCGAGGCAAAAGACCTTATCAACTCATCAAACACACAGCTTCACCACTAATGCCTCATAACCTTGAGACTAGAGCTCTGAAAGTACTTATAAAACGTTCTTAAATGTACTGCTGCCTTCAAGCCAATAAGCTGAAATGTAGAAAGCTAAGGAGCGGCACAATAGAGGCTAAGAACCTTCACTCTTAGATATCATGGACTATGCTGAGTAATAGTGAAATCCTCCTAAAATACCACTACCCTTAGGACTCCACAGGAAGCTAGTTGGTGTTTGAAATGAAGTTGATGCTGCTACATGGTGGAGCTGGGAAGTGGGATGTCAACGAGGTTGATAGAGCTCTAGAAGTTCTAATACATGCAGCAGAGACTGGTCTAAGTGTACTCGATAATGATGGCTCATCTCTAGACGCAGTTGTTGAAGCGGTTACTTACATGGAGTACAGTGGGGTCCTAAATGCTGGTCGAGGTGCATGCAGAGACTTGTCGGGTGAGGTTAGCCTAGACGCAGGAGTAATGTGGATGGATAGAGCTGGTGCAGTAGCCTACATTAAGGCAACTTGGAATGCGATTAAGCTAGCTAGGGTGGTCATGGAGGAGACACCACACATACTTATAGTTGGGGATGGAGCTGATAGACTAGCTGAAGTCAAGGGCTTACCTCCATTAGAAGTCATTCCCGGTAAAGCTAATGGCGATACTGTTGGTGCTGTAGCTCTAGATGAGAAGGGTAGGTTAGCTTCAGCCGTCAGTACAGGCGGCATTAAGGGGAAGATGCGTGGGAGAGTTGGTGACACACCGATACCAGGGGCTGGCTTCTGGACATCAAAGCTCGTAGCCTCGTGTGCCACGGGTTATGGGGAGGCAATAATAATGGCTCAACCATGTAGATTAATATCAACCTTATACGAAGAAGCCAAGTTACCACTAGGCAAGGCCCTAATGACCTCGTGCGGGTTCGTTAAAGCTCCATGTGGTCTAATAGCACTAACAGTTAATGGTGAGGCTGCAGCAGCAACGACGGCCGAGATGATGCCAGTCGCCATCATGCGAGATGGGAGGATTGAGGGCCACCTGGTCAAGAAGGGGCTTGCAATAGAGTTCTAGTGTCGATTATGAGGTCACGGTCACACTGTGAATAACCGTGTTCTTAGACCCGATAGCAAGCTTGCAGTCTAAGCCATTTACCTCATAGGAGGTTTTAAGCCTCTTAACCCCTCCTCTTATCTGGTGACTTTGTTGACCTTGATAACTTTACTGGGTACAGGTGCCTCTGAAGGAGTTCCAGCATTGAACTGTAGGTGTGAGAGCTGTCAAGAGGCTAGGAGGGTGCCTCACGCTAAGAGAATGTTGACATCAATATTAGTGTTGAGCAAGACCTCATTCTTAATCGATGCAGGCTTTGATGTGATGGATAGACTCGGAGACTATGACCTAAACTTTATCTTGTTGACGCATTGGCACATGGATCACATTGCAGGCCTATTTAGGCTTAGGTGGTCTGCGAGTCCTGTGACCATCTATGCACCTGAAGGTGGATTAAACAGTGAAATTAAGCGTGAACCTCGTAACCTTAGAGTCAAGCTCGTAAAGCCATATGAGAGTTTTGAGATTGAAGGAGTCAAGATATCGACTATACCATTAATCCACAGCATCGAGTGCCTCGGCTATCTAATAGATGATGGAGACTCAAGGGTAGTAACGATGTTTGACTGTAAAGGCATTGCTGAGAGAGATATCAACACCTTGAGAAGCTTCAAGGCTAATCTAGCTCTCATAGATGCCACAGAGCCGCCAGGCTTCCAAGGATCAAACCACAATAATGTTGATGAAGCCGTCAATATAGGCTATAAGATAGAGGCTGAGCACATAATCTTAACTCACATAGCCCACCACAACATGTCATTAACAAAGCTCACATCTTACGTCAGGAGATTTAAGGGGGTCACAGTAGCACACGACAACATGGTTCTAACAGCTTAGTCAGTTACAACATCAAGTGGTCACTTGGACTTCATAAAACACTAGAAGATAAGAAGCTGACTTCCGTGAAGCTTCACTTTCACTACCTATTTCTCAAGCGGCATACCATAAATCAAAGTCCTAACTGAAAGTAAAGCTAGCAAGTTTAAAGTGCTCAGCATGGGCAATTAGACTGTAGTGCAACATAAGAATGCCTGTAACTTCTAGCGAGTTAACTGAAATGAGCACTGTGTAGCTGACTGATCATATTGAATTGAGTTTAAAATACCTCTTAAGGCACAAGCTGTCGATTACGACCTTATAGCGCTTATGTAACCTAATGTTGACCTTGAAACGAAGTAAACAGTTCACTAACTAAGCATGCAAGTCCAGGCGCGACATCATGCTAGATTGCTGAACTCCACATTCTCTCAAATTAGAGTCTTACCTCTACTTCAACACTCCTCTTCAGATTAATATCTTCAGAGGAAATTAAGGGTCTGTTTCCGCCGACGGTTAAAACGCTATGTGTATTGTCTAGGACCTCCTACTCAATAACAACTTTAATGTTACAAACTTGAAGTCAACAATGTCGAATCACGCATCCCAGCGAGTAAGTGTTATAGGCTTGGGCGTTAGGCTATTCTAGGGGCTGTAGCTATGATAAATGCATGCATCTTAGTTAGGACTGAAAGAGGTAGAAGTGATGATGTTGTTGCTAAGATAAGGCAGATTAAGGAGGCTAAGGTAGTGTTTCCAACACTTGGTCGATATGACGTGGTCGTCGACTTAGAGGCTGAGGACTTCAAGACTCTTGGTCAAGTCGTTCAAAGGATTAGTAGACTTTCAGGTGTCGTCTTCACAGAGACCCTTGTTGAGCTTCAGGCTTGAGGTGTGTATTGATGGTCAATGCTGTCGTATTAATTAAGAGCGTAGCTACTAAGCAGGATGAGCTTATAAGTAAGCTGAAGGTCATGGAGCAAGTTAGAAAAGTG encodes:
- a CDS encoding isoaspartyl peptidase/L-asparaginase, with the translated sequence MKLMLLHGGAGKWDVNEVDRALEVLIHAAETGLSVLDNDGSSLDAVVEAVTYMEYSGVLNAGRGACRDLSGEVSLDAGVMWMDRAGAVAYIKATWNAIKLARVVMEETPHILIVGDGADRLAEVKGLPPLEVIPGKANGDTVGAVALDEKGRLASAVSTGGIKGKMRGRVGDTPIPGAGFWTSKLVASCATGYGEAIIMAQPCRLISTLYEEAKLPLGKALMTSCGFVKAPCGLIALTVNGEAAAATTAEMMPVAIMRDGRIEGHLVKKGLAIEF
- a CDS encoding cation:proton antiporter; the protein is MVDIYLLLTVLLASAAALAWVTRRLGLSYVIGYIVAGMALSYLLPALRGDVEPLLEVFSDIAIALLSFEIGREVGLSNIRRIGPAAIIIVLSEVLAAFTITVIVSLAFKLSWSEVVVLTFITTSCSTAVTAKLLEERNIDEHAKRLVFSVAMTDDVVAIIALTLLPQISHGHVEFFDALKLTALSLVTAAILILVGVTLVRKIFAKIVKADEFGMAVSISLGFAYALISREAGLSPALGAFAAGLALSAHPESSKIGLHMRPMREIFLVLFFVTMGLNTNIMMVSTQHVALIVLLTLLLIPARMLALSSSFWIFGGLSLEKALEAGFSIITVSEFGLVIAYEASRLGISSLPLLVIASTVMIVSVFSASLLTRRLEEYTVKFSSMIPNQVKLFGDRLSGYVNRALEGGVGKMIRDLFMKIVKEAAIVVLAAFLSSFMLYVVDVSLVYPHNIIASLLIISIAMVVIILAAKRLYVHADGLCIAFLCKERINPAMKGVLRSLIFLGLITLTALTALLTASQYIASLIDRMVGFEIGRSVAITIILVLIVIAMMTILSKLKRMALIREGEA
- a CDS encoding MarC family protein, with amino-acid sequence MFDELIRSFASLFVIMNPFASIPIFLGVTKDSRYKSKAATQAISVAAGVLFSFLFFGRFILMAFGITLHSLKVGGGIILGILGIQLVLGRSIFEKERKYTPALTLIGTPMLTGPGVITMSMILVETYGHLITALASIVSLTLSWIILRTSEYIYKFAGENAVDIVSRVMGLLLTATATELVISGFQSILGAP
- a CDS encoding MBL fold metallo-hydrolase — protein: MTLITLLGTGASEGVPALNCRCESCQEARRVPHAKRMLTSILVLSKTSFLIDAGFDVMDRLGDYDLNFILLTHWHMDHIAGLFRLRWSASPVTIYAPEGGLNSEIKREPRNLRVKLVKPYESFEIEGVKISTIPLIHSIECLGYLIDDGDSRVVTMFDCKGIAERDINTLRSFKANLALIDATEPPGFQGSNHNNVDEAVNIGYKIEAEHIILTHIAHHNMSLTKLTSYVRRFKGVTVAHDNMVLTA
- a CDS encoding Lrp/AsnC ligand binding domain-containing protein, encoding MINACILVRTERGRSDDVVAKIRQIKEAKVVFPTLGRYDVVVDLEAEDFKTLGQVVQRISRLSGVVFTETLVELQA